A single genomic interval of Cyprinus carpio isolate SPL01 unplaced genomic scaffold, ASM1834038v1 S000006512, whole genome shotgun sequence harbors:
- the LOC109052709 gene encoding LOW QUALITY PROTEIN: FAST kinase domain-containing protein 3, mitochondrial-like (The sequence of the model RefSeq protein was modified relative to this genomic sequence to represent the inferred CDS: deleted 2 bases in 2 codons) has protein sequence MLQRIWWHFVMMARTLALRLHFLGHLDDQILPSLKACAGKRLSSPGLRTSTICFPTCSSLSPRGVCTTERDPMFLAAGSVRPYQKLFPSGSGLSLLHHLTSDEDHTFIKRLTSCTSSQQVLRLLRSYPLLSGAAAASILHRLADLEHDSACGLRKPQILLSDAGLNELCQTLEHDSTKLQDEVLVRALLGCTRLYLDPQSRLVVRLVFESQKRLNLERLSVEALCGLSRALFALEGPNSGMIKQAMGQLQNKDTAQWNTAELVAVYSMLANGLGEDGCYLELLNKMNTQALQLVQKMGPGAISEILGALFKLRHKEALPLVIALCKQAVHHVQNFADPELTVVLSALMHYGHSDHFLVEALERHVPKVAFTAHAETVTKVMQFFRRWRILSPPVFNTVAESFVYRAEEYSTWQVSQQIAALGVLGYLPSDAGRLFRKVESVLHARFSQFQPRALLDLLYACTLLQRYPLNFVSKVFSPYFMQQLQGEEGSGIDHRVLAQLTQLYMTVKLECPFYDGPRLSPKFQVKSFLASRTSLETPVEPHFYNAWSALWDLLGAQSYFASRVLTPYCYTLDIEIKLDEEGYVLPASHTDEVHKRIALCIDGVQSVLQQTQRKLLGKEAIKQRHLRILGYEVVQFYSVSRFSYYEFEKLKDKKEVVEYLHRKIFPHSYRLSW, from the exons GATATGGTGGCATTTTGTTATGATGGCCAGAACACTGGCACTGAGGCTGCATTTCCTGGGCCATTTGGATGACCAGATCCTTCCATCACTGAAAGCATGTGCTGGTAAGCGCCTGTCTTCTCCTGGTCTCCGAACCTCTACTATCTGCTTTCCCACATGTTCCAGCCTCAGTCCAAGGGGTGTATGTACCACAGAACGAGACCCAATGTTCCTTGCTGCTGGATCTGTTCGCCCTTACCAGAAGCTCTTCCCCAGTGGAAGTGGTTTGTCTTTGTTGCACCACCTGACTTCTGATGAGGACCACACCTTTATAAAGCGACTCACCTCCTGTACTTCATCTCAGCAAGTTCTTCGTCTCTTGCGATCATACCCTCTCCTCTCAGGTGCAGCAGCAGCATCTATACTTCACCGACTGGCAGACTTGGAGCATGATTCTGCATGTGGCCTTCGGAAACCACAGATACTGCTATCAGATGCAGGCCTTAATGAACTTTGCCAAACACTGGAGCATGATTCAACCAAATTACAGGATGAGGTATTGGTTAGAGCTCTCCTGGGCTGTACACGTCTCTACCTTGACCCCCAGAGCCGCTTAGTGGTAAGGCTGGTGTTTGAAAGTCAAAAGAGACTGAATTTGGAACGGCTCAGTGTTGAAGCGCTATGTGGGTTATCAAGGGCTTTATTTGCATTGGAAGGCCCTAACAGTGGCATGATAAAACAGGCTATGGGTCAGCTTCAAAATAAAGATACAGCTCAATGGAATACGGCAGAGCTAGTTGCTGTTTACTCTATGCTAGCAAATGGTTTGGGTGAAGATGGATGCTATCTGGAGcttctaaataaaatgaatactcaGGCACTTCAATTAGTGCAAAAAATGGGCCCAGGGGCGATAAGCGAAATTCTAGGTGCTTTATTCAAATTGAGACATAAGGAAGCATTACCACTTGTAATTGCACTTTGCAAGCAAGCTGTTCATCATGTTCAAAACTTTGCAGATCCAGAACTGACTGTGGTGTTGTCAGCACTTATGCACTATGGACACAGTGACCACTTTCTTGTGGAAGCTCTTGAGCGCCATGTGCCCAAGGTTGCCTTTACTGCTCATGCAGAAACAGTAACCAAGGTGATGCAATTTTTCCGGCGATGGCGCATTCTTTCTCCACCTGTTTTTAACACTGTGGCTGAGAGTTTTGTGTATCGTGCAGAGGAGTACTCGACGTGGCAGGTGTCACAACAGATAGCTGCACTGGGAGTTTTGGGATACCTGCCATCTGATGCTGGGAGGTTGTTCCGAAAGGTGGAGTCTGTTTTGCATGCCCGGTTTTCCCAATTTCAGCCCAGAGCCCTGCTAGACCTACTGTATGCCTGTACCCTTCTACAGAGATACCCACTTAACTTTGTCTCAAAAGTCTTCAGCCCTTACTTCATGCAACAGCTACAGG GGGAGGAGGGCAGTGGGATAGATCACAGAGTGCTTGCACAGCTGACCCAACTTTACATGACCGTAAAGCTTGAGTGTCCA TTTTATGAT GGACCACGACTTTCGCCAAAGTTTCAAGTAAAGTCATTTTTGGCTTCTCGGACA TCTTTGGAGACACCGGTGGAACCTCATTTCTATAATGCGTGGTCCGCCCTGTGGGATCTGCTGGGAGCTCAATCTTACTTTGCTTCCAGAGTACTTACACCATATTGTTATACGCTAG ACATTGAGATAAAACTAGATGAAGAAGGATACGTCTTGCCTGCTTCGCATACAGATGAAGTCCATAAAAG AATTGCTCTCTGTATTGATGGGGTCCAAAGCGTTTTGCAGCAAACGCAGAGAAAACTACTAGGCAAGGAAGCCATCAAGCAGCGTCACCTGAGGATTCTGGGATATGAAGTTGTTCAG TTTTACTCTGTCTCTAGATTTTCATACTATGAATTTGAGAAACTGAAGGATAAAAAAGAGGTTGTGGAATATCTGCACAGAAAGATCTTTCCTCACAGCTACAGACTCAGCTGGTGA